Proteins encoded together in one Impatiens glandulifera chromosome 1, dImpGla2.1, whole genome shotgun sequence window:
- the LOC124920642 gene encoding cytochrome P450 78A5-like, producing the protein MSSLTHRKLAHLSQTLKAVPLMAFSVGFTRFVISSDPGSAKDILSSSAFADRPIKESAYELLFNRAMGFAPFGEYWRELRRISATYMFSPKKIACAEGFRKEICNQMITQVKTQMELKGDVEIKQVLHFGSLNNMMMTVFGKYYDFGENGDGLEVEGFVSEGYKLLGTFNWSDHFPILGWLDVQGVRRRSRKLVSRVDAFVRKIIDDHSKVTDHDNNHGYFVDVLLDLERESKITRSDMVAVLWEMIFRGTDTVAILLEWILARLVLHPDIQAKALSEIESTIGSSRAVMESDIPNLPYLQAIVKETLRMHPPGPLLSWARLAIHDTHVGQYFVPAGTTAMVNMWAIAHDKGIWSEPEEFRPERFIEQEVSVMGSDMRLAPFGSGRRVCPGKTMGLATVHIWLAVLLQNFEWVSKDDVDLTEVLKMSMEMKNPLVCKAVTRVF; encoded by the exons ATGAGTTCTTTGACTCATAGAAAACTTGCACATCTTTCTCAAACCTTAAAGGCTGTTCCACTAATGGCCTTTTCGGTTGGGTTCACCCGTTTTGTTATTTCAAGTGATCCGGGTTCGGCTAAGGACATTCTCAGCAGTTCTGCCTTCGCTGATCGACCCATTAAGGAATCCGCTTACGAGCTCCTGTTTAATCGGGCAATGGGATTTGCTCCTTTTGGAGAATACTGGAGGGAGCTAAGAAGGATTTCAGCCACTTACATGTTTAGCCCCAAGAAAATAGCTTGTGCCGAAGGATTCCGTAAGGAGATCTGTAATCAGATGATCACACAA GTAAAAACACAAATGGAGCTAAAAGGGGATGTTGAGATCAAGCAAGTTCTTCACTTTGGTTCATTGAATAACATGATGATGACCGTTTTTGGAAAGTATTATGATTTTGGTGAAAATGGGGACGGTTTGGAAGTAGAGGGATTTGTAAGTGAAGGATACAAGTTACTAGGGACATTCAATTGGAGCGATCATTTCCCAATTCTGGGGTGGCTTGATGTTCAAGGTGTGAGAAGGAGAAGTAGGAAACTAGTTTCTAGAGTGGATGCGTTCGTTAGAAAGATCATAGACGATCACAGCAAGGTTACTGATCATGACAATAATCATGGATACTTTGTTGATGTTCTTCTTGATCTTGAGAGAGAGAGCAAGATCACCCGATCTGATATGGTCGCTGTTCTATGG GAAATGATTTTTAGAGGAACAGACACAGTTGCAATTCTATTagaatggattctagcaagacTAGTTCTTCATCCAGACATTCAAGCCAAAGCTCTTTCTGAAATTGAATCAACTATTGGCTCTTCGAGGGCAGTAATGGAATCTGATATTCCAAACCTGCCATACCTCCAAGCCATCGTAAAAGAGACTCTAAGAATGCACCCTCCAGGCCCCCTCCTTTCATGGGCTCGTCTTGCAATCCACGACACACATGTTGGGCAGTACTTTGTCCCTGCAGGGACCACCGCCATGGTGAATATGTGGGCCATAGCACATGACAAGGGTATTTGGTCGGAGCCAGAGGAGTTCAGGCCAGAGAGATTCATTGAACAGGAAGTGTCTGTTATGGGGTCTGACATGAGGCTTGCTCCTTTTGGTTCAGGAAGGAGAGTCTGTCCTGGGAAAACTATGGGTTTGGCTACGGTTCATATTTGGTTGGCTGTACTTCTTCAGAACTTTGAGTGGGTCTCTAAGGATGATGTGGATTTGACTGAGGTTCTCAAGATGTCAATGGAAATGAAGAATCCTTTGGTGTGTAAGGCTGTTACAAGGGTTTTTTAA